The following coding sequences lie in one Armatimonadota bacterium genomic window:
- the rpsU gene encoding 30S ribosomal protein S21: MAQVQVKPSESIDSALRRFKKQIQESGILKEAREHEHYEKPSERRRKAAAARLRKIAKAAEKDNIR; this comes from the coding sequence ATGGCGCAAGTACAAGTCAAACCGAGCGAATCCATCGACAGCGCCCTCCGGCGGTTCAAGAAGCAGATTCAGGAATCTGGTATTTTGAAGGAAGCCCGAGAGCACGAGCATTACGAGAAGCCCAGCGAGCGTCGCCGAAAGGCGGCAGCCGCCCGCCTTCGCAAAATAGCGAAGGCCGCCGAAAAGGATAACATCCGCTAG
- the rlmN gene encoding 23S rRNA (adenine(2503)-C(2))-methyltransferase RlmN: MSDFPVISALAQTLLGHSREDLCKMAAALGQPAYRGNQIADWLYAGKCASIDEMSNLPKGFRAKLAERARVGTPEVVAATGAPDRTAKFLLDFDGVRVETVLLPSDDRVSVCVSSQVGCAAGCTFCATATLGLTRNLSAGEIVAQVLVAARALESAPWYASQQPGARAVNHVVYMGMGEPLWNLENVVKSIRLLNEEVGIGMRGITVSTVGIPDEIRRLADYNLQITLAVSLHAGTEETRQALVPVGRKFPLNQVLEASRYYFDVTGRRVTYEYVLLKGVNDSPEEAFALANRISGVPAHVNLIPWNPAESRGSFERPRGDDIRRFRAVLERAGVAVTQRRERGQGIAAACGQLAGSR; encoded by the coding sequence ATGAGCGATTTTCCTGTCATTTCCGCGCTGGCCCAGACGCTTCTGGGACATAGCCGCGAGGACCTGTGCAAGATGGCCGCCGCGTTGGGCCAGCCCGCGTACCGAGGCAACCAGATTGCCGACTGGCTGTATGCCGGCAAGTGCGCAAGTATCGACGAGATGAGCAATCTGCCCAAGGGATTCCGCGCCAAACTCGCCGAGCGCGCCCGCGTTGGTACCCCGGAGGTCGTCGCCGCCACCGGGGCGCCGGACCGCACGGCCAAATTCCTTCTCGATTTCGACGGGGTGCGCGTGGAGACGGTCCTCCTGCCTTCGGACGACCGCGTTTCCGTGTGCGTTTCGTCCCAGGTGGGCTGCGCCGCGGGCTGCACCTTTTGCGCCACCGCCACGCTGGGCCTGACGCGGAACCTTAGCGCAGGGGAGATCGTGGCCCAGGTGCTGGTCGCGGCACGGGCTCTGGAATCCGCTCCGTGGTACGCTTCGCAGCAACCGGGCGCTCGTGCCGTCAACCACGTGGTCTACATGGGCATGGGCGAACCGCTGTGGAATCTCGAGAATGTCGTCAAGTCGATTCGCCTCCTGAACGAGGAGGTGGGAATCGGGATGCGGGGCATCACCGTCAGCACCGTCGGCATCCCGGATGAGATCCGGCGCCTCGCCGATTACAATCTCCAGATCACTCTGGCGGTGAGCCTTCACGCGGGCACAGAGGAAACCCGGCAGGCGCTCGTCCCGGTGGGGCGAAAGTTCCCGCTCAACCAGGTGCTGGAGGCGTCCCGCTACTACTTTGACGTCACGGGGCGTCGTGTGACGTATGAATACGTGCTTCTGAAAGGGGTGAACGATTCGCCCGAAGAGGCGTTCGCGCTCGCCAACAGGATATCAGGGGTTCCCGCCCACGTGAACCTCATCCCGTGGAACCCAGCCGAATCACGCGGGTCATTCGAGCGCCCCCGTGGCGACGACATCCGCCGGTTCCGCGCAGTGCTGGAGCGGGCAGGTGTCGCCGTGACGCAGCGCCGGGAGCGTGGACAGGGTATCGCGGCGGCGTGTGGACAGCTTGCCGGGAGCAGGTAG
- a CDS encoding ATP-dependent DNA helicase has product MVEEKLQQVLGALPRYEPRPQQTRMAQVVERAIAEGISAVVEAGTGSGKTMAYLIPLLGQEGCAVVSTGTIALQSQLMDKDLVFLAETYGRPFNFALAKGRQNYLCPMHMEEADRALPPIGEERQQLDDIIELWRANTWDGDVATLPFRVENRLWRQELTCASEECHGPRCEHYHRCPYMDARAALEGADIIVANHALYMTDVASGGFVLPKHNIVVFDEAHKIESAATDAFTVQIGRYAARNLLRKIAKRIKGIPWRVEQVLADADEHYADWAAHGSFRTRRIWRDPKLLQIAQEFDAALADAMDFIKDTPVEDYNLFEESAEAAKAKSILQRDSLLLQTQGLQMRWKHFAGVMSDEPNGPNDFVHWLECQTSGLRSKGAQGEAQTLFTLKSAPLGIDDHLRESLWPHKTAVLTSATLATENSLNYVKGRWGLDMAMDVILPPAFDYETQAALYAPADMPSPNAVTYNETVARTAVPLLKRTEGRALFLFTAYKAMREVAEILKSVRLPYPIMTQDEWPRPKLLNWFRGESNPILCATASFWEGVDLPGSNLSCVIIDRIPFAHPDDPVVQANTERLKAEGRDWFNEYSLPAAILTLKQGFGRLIRSHTDVGVVCIMDPRLVTMRYGRVVRESLPNAPLIRSLDDPVFERLFPR; this is encoded by the coding sequence ATGGTCGAAGAGAAACTACAACAGGTTCTCGGAGCGCTGCCGCGTTATGAGCCGCGGCCGCAGCAAACGCGCATGGCGCAGGTCGTTGAGCGCGCCATCGCCGAAGGCATCAGCGCCGTTGTGGAGGCCGGGACCGGCAGCGGCAAGACGATGGCGTATCTGATTCCCCTTCTGGGCCAGGAGGGATGCGCCGTCGTATCCACCGGCACGATCGCCCTTCAGTCCCAGTTGATGGACAAAGACCTCGTCTTCCTCGCCGAGACGTACGGCCGTCCGTTCAATTTCGCGCTCGCGAAGGGCCGGCAGAACTACCTTTGCCCCATGCACATGGAAGAGGCCGACCGGGCGCTGCCACCCATCGGCGAAGAGCGTCAGCAACTGGACGACATCATTGAGTTGTGGCGCGCCAATACGTGGGATGGGGATGTCGCGACGCTGCCGTTTCGGGTTGAAAACCGCCTCTGGCGGCAGGAGCTGACGTGCGCCAGCGAGGAGTGCCACGGGCCGCGGTGCGAACACTACCACCGATGCCCCTATATGGATGCCCGCGCCGCGCTCGAGGGCGCCGACATCATCGTGGCGAACCACGCGCTGTACATGACCGATGTGGCCAGCGGCGGATTTGTCCTGCCGAAGCACAACATCGTGGTCTTCGATGAGGCCCACAAAATCGAAAGCGCCGCGACCGACGCGTTCACCGTCCAGATCGGCCGCTACGCCGCCCGCAATCTCCTCCGAAAGATCGCTAAGCGTATCAAGGGTATCCCGTGGCGCGTCGAGCAGGTGCTGGCGGATGCGGACGAACACTACGCCGATTGGGCAGCGCACGGCAGTTTCAGAACTCGACGGATCTGGCGCGATCCGAAACTGCTCCAGATCGCGCAGGAGTTTGACGCCGCCCTCGCCGACGCGATGGATTTCATCAAGGACACCCCGGTCGAGGATTACAACCTCTTCGAGGAAAGCGCCGAAGCGGCGAAGGCGAAATCGATCCTCCAGCGGGACTCGCTGCTCCTGCAAACACAGGGGCTGCAGATGCGATGGAAACACTTCGCCGGGGTTATGAGCGATGAACCCAATGGCCCCAACGATTTCGTTCATTGGCTGGAGTGCCAGACCTCCGGCCTTCGCTCCAAAGGCGCGCAAGGCGAGGCGCAAACGTTGTTCACGCTCAAATCCGCGCCGTTGGGAATCGACGACCACCTGCGGGAGTCTCTCTGGCCCCACAAGACCGCCGTGTTGACCTCCGCGACCCTCGCGACGGAGAACTCTCTGAACTACGTGAAGGGGCGGTGGGGGCTGGACATGGCGATGGACGTCATCCTGCCGCCGGCCTTTGACTACGAGACGCAGGCGGCTCTCTACGCCCCGGCGGATATGCCGTCGCCCAACGCCGTAACCTACAACGAAACCGTCGCGCGGACCGCTGTGCCCTTGCTCAAGCGGACCGAAGGCCGCGCGCTCTTCCTCTTCACCGCGTACAAGGCGATGCGGGAAGTGGCCGAGATACTGAAGAGCGTCCGCCTGCCGTATCCGATCATGACCCAGGACGAGTGGCCGCGCCCCAAGCTGCTGAACTGGTTCCGCGGCGAGAGCAATCCGATCCTGTGCGCCACCGCATCCTTTTGGGAAGGCGTGGACCTGCCGGGGTCCAACCTGAGCTGCGTTATCATCGACCGGATCCCGTTCGCTCATCCTGATGACCCGGTGGTCCAAGCCAACACGGAACGCCTCAAAGCGGAAGGCAGGGACTGGTTCAATGAATACAGCCTGCCGGCGGCAATCCTCACGCTGAAACAGGGCTTCGGCCGTCTCATCCGCTCGCATACGGACGTCGGCGTGGTGTGCATCATGGACCCCCGCCTCGTGACCATGCGGTACGGCCGCGTGGTTCGCGAGTCGCTGCCCAACGCTCCTCTCATCCGCAGCCTCGATGACCCCGTCTTCGAGCGTCTCTTCCCGCGCTGA
- a CDS encoding redoxin family protein — protein sequence MARNWALAAATLILLSGCGLNTPPSEARVRAPEFVGGKADWINTSPITLKEILRTHKTPDGKPVAAILVDFWEYTCINCIRTMPYLKEWNKRYSDKGLLIVGIHTPEFGFAHDGKHVAEAVKRFGLTYPILVDSDHRNWDAYSNQYWPRHYLIDSRGYIVSDHAGEGGYSETEREIQSLLKRYDPGVALPKVMDVVRETDRPDAVCYPVTGETYVGYERGQLGNRGGYRRDVAADYADTGRYEDGVPVAVGSWRATPEALIHTSTRPDDAILLRYHALDLYAVIKPEGGTPLRVYVTQDGKPLPVADKGADILFDEQGRPYLNVDSPRMYAIAHNAKFGQHVLGLSSPSSGFGLYSYTFGSCTE from the coding sequence ATGGCCAGGAACTGGGCTCTTGCCGCGGCGACTCTGATCTTGCTGAGTGGCTGCGGATTGAATACGCCGCCGAGCGAGGCGCGCGTTCGCGCGCCGGAGTTTGTGGGCGGCAAGGCGGACTGGATCAACACGTCACCCATCACCTTGAAGGAGATCCTGCGGACGCACAAGACGCCGGACGGCAAGCCCGTTGCGGCGATCCTCGTGGATTTCTGGGAGTATACGTGCATCAACTGCATTCGCACGATGCCGTACCTGAAGGAATGGAACAAGCGCTACTCGGACAAGGGCCTGCTCATCGTGGGCATCCACACGCCGGAGTTCGGGTTTGCGCACGACGGCAAACACGTGGCGGAAGCCGTCAAGCGCTTCGGTCTGACATATCCCATTCTCGTTGACTCGGACCACAGGAACTGGGACGCCTACAGCAACCAGTACTGGCCCCGCCACTACCTCATCGACTCCCGAGGCTACATCGTCAGCGACCATGCCGGAGAGGGCGGATACTCCGAAACCGAGCGCGAGATACAATCTCTCCTGAAGCGGTATGACCCGGGAGTGGCCCTGCCGAAGGTGATGGATGTGGTCCGCGAGACCGACCGCCCGGACGCGGTCTGTTATCCGGTTACCGGGGAGACGTACGTCGGCTACGAAAGGGGGCAACTGGGCAACCGGGGTGGGTACCGTCGCGACGTCGCGGCGGATTACGCGGATACCGGCCGGTACGAGGACGGGGTTCCGGTGGCGGTAGGCTCGTGGCGCGCCACGCCGGAGGCGCTGATCCACACGTCCACGCGACCCGATGACGCGATATTGCTGCGCTACCACGCGTTGGACCTTTACGCGGTGATCAAGCCCGAAGGCGGTACGCCGCTGAGGGTCTACGTCACGCAGGATGGAAAGCCGCTCCCGGTGGCCGACAAGGGCGCCGATATCCTGTTCGATGAGCAGGGCCGGCCGTATTTGAACGTCGATTCGCCGCGCATGTATGCGATCGCGCACAATGCGAAGTTCGGCCAGCACGTTCTGGGGCTATCGTCGCCGTCTTCGGGCTTCGGACTGTATTCGTACACCTTCGGCTCGTGCACCGAGTAG
- the ndk gene encoding nucleoside-diphosphate kinase: MERTLVIVKPDGVRRGLVGEIIGRFEAKGLRIAALKQLTPSRGLAEAHYEVHRGKPFFAPVVEFITSGPVVAMVFEGPEGTIEMVRLMMGKTSPLEAAPGTIRGDFANSTQQNLVHGSDAPETAASEIALWFNPAEIVGE; the protein is encoded by the coding sequence ATGGAACGCACTCTCGTAATAGTGAAGCCGGACGGGGTTCGCCGCGGACTTGTCGGCGAAATCATCGGCAGGTTTGAGGCCAAGGGGCTTCGCATCGCGGCCCTGAAACAATTGACCCCGTCGCGTGGTCTTGCGGAAGCCCATTACGAAGTCCATCGCGGCAAGCCATTTTTCGCGCCCGTGGTGGAGTTCATCACCTCCGGTCCGGTGGTTGCGATGGTCTTCGAAGGCCCCGAAGGCACAATCGAGATGGTGCGCCTGATGATGGGCAAGACAAGCCCTCTGGAAGCGGCCCCCGGCACCATCCGGGGCGATTTTGCCAACTCGACCCAGCAGAACCTGGTTCACGGTAGCGATGCCCCGGAGACGGCCGCGTCTGAGATCGCGCTGTGGTTCAACCCCGCGGAGATTGTCGGCGAATAG